The following proteins are co-located in the Clostridiales bacterium genome:
- a CDS encoding PspC domain-containing protein, with protein MERKLYKSSNDKVLAGVCGGIGEYFAIDSVIVRLLWVVFTLMGGAGLIAYIIAAIIMPENYPGAAYRDVSRDYERDGSDAENYRPMDYDPQSGRGRGNGTIVLGIIFLLLGGSVLLKNFVPQIPDELLLAVFLIGLGVFFLSRRNRS; from the coding sequence ATGGAAAGAAAACTGTATAAATCATCAAATGACAAAGTGCTGGCTGGAGTGTGCGGAGGAATTGGCGAGTATTTTGCCATAGACTCCGTTATCGTTAGATTGCTTTGGGTCGTATTTACCCTAATGGGAGGCGCAGGACTTATCGCGTATATTATTGCGGCAATCATCATGCCGGAAAATTATCCGGGTGCCGCGTACCGAGATGTCTCAAGAGATTATGAACGTGATGGCAGTGATGCAGAAAACTACCGGCCTATGGACTATGATCCGCAGTCAGGCAGAGGCAGAGGCAACGGTACGATTGTTCTTGGAATTATTTTTCTGTTGCTGGGCGGTTCTGTTCTACTCAAGAATTTTGTGCCTCAAATTCCAGATGAACTGCTCTTGGCAGTGTTTCTGATCGGTCTTGGTGTCTTCTTTTTGTCCAGGAGAAACAGATCATAA